One region of Culex pipiens pallens isolate TS chromosome 2, TS_CPP_V2, whole genome shotgun sequence genomic DNA includes:
- the LOC120429657 gene encoding probable endochitinase, with amino-acid sequence MKSFIVLFAAVVAVHGNSLICRNYRNGALLPNPENCAQFFMCRPGRAVKFTCPEYTRFNPVLQACDPTDSVRCKPGKLPVDLEYTPIDAMPSKILHTNTACINRPVATLLAKPSDCSSFYQCSPNGVIEFQCPAGTLFDTNRKFCERNDVASCGASVNPAPIFPGPIPIVPPVNPNPLPPPVTNEDPALARCQGQREGAKLRHPSSCTQYILCSSQGRSQVFSCPAGTAYDEKRMVCDWASSVKCVRSE; translated from the exons ATGAAGTCGTTTATCGTTCTATTCGCGGCTGTCGTCGCCGTCCACGGCAACTCTCTG ATCTGCCGCAACTACCGCAACGGAGCCCTCCTTCCCAACCCGGAGAACTGCGCCCAGTTCTTCATGTGTCGCCCAGGTCGTGCCGTCAAGTTCACCTGCCCCGAGTACACCCGGTTCAACCCGGTCCTGCAGGCCTGCGACCCGACGGACTCGGTCCGCTGCAAGCCCGGCAAGCTCCCCGTAGACCTCGAGTACACCCCGATCGACGCGATGCCCTCGAAGATCCTGCACACCAACACGGCCTGCATCAACCGTCCGGTGGCCACGCTGCTCGCCAAACCCTCGGACTGCAGCAGCTTCTACCAGTGCTCGCCGAACGGCGTGATCGAGTTCCAGTGCCCGGCCGGAACCCTGTTCGACACCAACCGCAAGTTCTGCGAACGCAACGACGTCGCCTCGTGCGGAGCATCCGTCAATCCGGCGCCGATCTTCCCGGGACCGATCCCGATCGTTCCGCCGGTGAACCCCAACCCGCTTCCACCGCCGGTCACCAACGAAGATCCGGCCCTGGCCCGCTGCCAAGGTCAACGCGAGGGAGCCAAGCTGCGCCACCCGAGCAGCTGCACCCAGTACATCCTGTGCAGCTCCCAGGGCCGCTCGCAGGTGTTCAGCTGTCCGGCCGGAACGGCCTACGACGAGAAGCGCATGGTTTGCGATTGGGCCTCCTCGGTCAAGTGCGTCCGAAGCGAGTAG